In Solanum lycopersicum chromosome 5, SLM_r2.1, the following are encoded in one genomic region:
- the LOC138348919 gene encoding protein WEAK CHLOROPLAST MOVEMENT UNDER BLUE LIGHT 1-like — translation MVDQEDSSQSVHSPKPSEPPIDTNCSKEEEHVQSNSSTKSADDSCSTSHVQETKPENTTRVESSDNIDKVNIDTAAPIQSVKQVVSMFGGIVDWKAHRQQTVERRNLIEQELTKVQEEIPLYKKQCQDAEDAKVLVLKELDSTKRLIEELKLNLERAQTEEQQARQDSELSTLWVEEMERGIADDSSIAAKAQLEVARARLEAVVSELKYVNSELDVLRKDYDLLVSEKDVAVEKAEEAVSESNKVEKTVEDLTIELITSKDALEATHAAHLVKKSILQNILSP, via the exons ATGGTTGATCAGGAAGACTCGTCTCAATCTGTACATAGCCCTAAGCCATCGGAGCCTCCTATCGATACAAATTGTTCCAAAGAGGAAGAACATGTTCAATCTAATAGTAGTACCAAAAGTGCTGATGATTCGTGTTCTACTTCCCACGTCCAAGAGACGAAACCTGAAAATACTACTCGTGTAGAGTCATCGGATAACATTGACAA AGTTAATATCGATACAGCAGCACCAATCCAATCTGTGAAACAGGTAGTTTCAATGTTTGGAGGGATTGTTGACTGGAAGGCTCATCGACAACAAACAGTCGAG AGACGGAATCTTATCGAGCAAGAACTAACAAAAGTGCAAGAGGAGATCCCATTGTATAAGAAACAATGTCAGGATGCAGAAGATGCAAAAGTGCTAGTTTTGAAAGAACTAGATAGCACTAAGAGACTCATAGAAGAGTTGAAGCTTAATCTAGAGAGAGCACAAACAGAAGAGCAACAAGCACGACAGGATTCGGAACTTTCCACGCTCTGGGTCGAAGAGATGGAGCGGGGTATTGCTGATGACTCAAGTATTGCAGCTAAAGCACAGCTTGAAGTTGCCAGAGCTAGGCTTGAAGCTGTAGTTTCAGAGCTAAAATATGTTAACTCCGAATTAGATGTTCTCCGTAAGGATTATGATTTATTGGTATCCGAAAAAGATGTTGCTGTGGAAAAAGCAGAAGAAGCTGTTTCAGAATCAAATAAAGTTGAGAAGACAGTTGAGGATTTGACAATTGAGCTCATTACTTCAAAGGATGCTTTGGAGGCTACACATGCTGCACATCTAGTCAAGAAAAGTAtactacaaaatattttatcccCTTGA
- the LOC138348920 gene encoding uncharacterized protein, with the protein MEGDHVWLRLSPVKGVMSFGKKGKLSPRFIGPFEILSRVGEVAYKLAWPPSLSAVHPVFHVSMLRKYIPDESHVLSLDFVEMDPDLTFEEEPIAILDRKIRKLRTKEIASVKVQWKHRSVGEATWENESDMRVRYPQLFEASDN; encoded by the exons atggagggtgatcatgtatGGCTCCGACTATCACCCGTGAAAGGTGTGATGAgttttggaaagaagggcaagcttagccctaggttcattggaccttttgagattttgagccgagttGGAGAGGTGGCTTATAAGTTGGCGTGGCCACCTAGTTTGTCagcagttcatcctgtttttcatgtctctatgcttcgaaagtatattccggatgaatctcatgtgctttCACTTGATTTTGTGGAAATGGAtccagacttgacatttgaggaggagcctatagctattttggataggaagattcgaaagcttaggaccaaggagattgcttcagtgaaggtgcaatggaagcacagatcagtgggagaggcaacttgggagaatGAGTCTGACATGCGTGTTAGATATCCACAACTTTTTGAAGCATCAg ataattga